Proteins found in one Campylobacter lari genomic segment:
- the ftsW gene encoding putative lipid II flippase FtsW, whose product MVADRKLFFLSCILITIGILFSYSLSAFTVLYLEYNEFHFFIRQLFFGLSGIAIIYFISRLNPDSKMAHYLMISVLLISFLFILILPFLPTFLATAAGGAKRWIRLGPLSISPVEFFKIGLIYFLAWSYTRRIDDSKKAIKHEILILIPYFILAAFVIGYIYMTQNDLGQSVISFFLVFALAFFAGASKRLFAFGVVIVGMIGVLVILSNQRRIQRISAWWGNIQDAFLPFFPDWLANALRVSHNSEPYQISHSLNAIAHGGFFGEGLGLGTFKLGFLSEVHTDFVLSGITEEIGLLGLGIICFIYLMVILRIFRIAGRCENKVHFLFCSGVALLLLFSFFMNAFGIISLTPLKGVAVPLLSYGGSSMWSICLGIGYVLMISKKVKI is encoded by the coding sequence TTGGTTGCTGATAGAAAGTTATTTTTTTTAAGTTGTATTCTCATAACTATAGGAATACTTTTTTCTTATTCTTTAAGTGCTTTTACTGTTCTTTATTTAGAATATAATGAGTTTCATTTTTTTATCAGACAGCTTTTTTTTGGACTTAGTGGTATAGCTATTATTTATTTTATTTCAAGATTAAATCCTGATAGTAAAATGGCACATTATTTAATGATAAGTGTTTTGCTCATCTCTTTTTTATTTATACTTATCTTGCCTTTTTTACCCACCTTTCTTGCTACTGCAGCAGGTGGTGCTAAAAGATGGATTAGGCTTGGTCCTTTATCTATTTCTCCGGTTGAATTTTTTAAAATAGGTTTGATTTATTTCCTTGCTTGGTCTTATACAAGAAGGATTGATGATAGCAAAAAGGCAATTAAACATGAAATTTTAATTTTAATTCCTTATTTTATTTTAGCTGCTTTTGTTATTGGTTATATTTATATGACACAAAATGATTTAGGACAAAGCGTCATTTCTTTTTTTTTGGTTTTTGCTCTAGCTTTTTTTGCAGGAGCTAGTAAAAGACTTTTTGCTTTTGGTGTGGTTATTGTTGGAATGATTGGTGTTTTAGTGATCTTAAGTAATCAAAGGAGAATCCAGCGTATTTCTGCTTGGTGGGGAAATATCCAAGATGCATTTTTGCCTTTCTTTCCTGATTGGTTAGCAAATGCTTTAAGAGTAAGCCATAATTCAGAGCCTTATCAAATTTCACATAGTTTAAATGCTATAGCTCATGGTGGATTTTTTGGAGAGGGACTAGGACTTGGAACTTTTAAGTTGGGGTTTTTAAGTGAAGTGCATACAGACTTTGTTTTATCAGGGATTACTGAAGAAATAGGGCTATTAGGATTAGGGATTATATGTTTTATTTATTTGATGGTGATACTTAGAATTTTTAGAATAGCAGGGCGTTGTGAAAATAAGGTTCATTTTTTGTTTTGCTCAGGTGTAGCTTTACTTTTATTATTTTCATTTTTTATGAATGCATTTGGAATTATTTCTTTAACCCCGTTAAAAGGAGTTGCCGTACCGCTTTTAAGTTATGGTGGTAGTTCGATGTGGTCTATTTGTCTTGGAATAGGTTATGTTTTAATGATTAGTAAAAAGGTGAAAATATAA
- a CDS encoding arginyltransferase, whose translation MNNIIGFCTLEEECPYLENRYCRNEYNYISFINKAQNQELVSRGWRRFGSYFSRPICNDCNECQNLRILVENFHFGKSYRRVLKKNIATKIILQKPSLSDEHLLLYEKYHHYQKDKRNWKIYDLNFRKYYNLYVDNAGTFGYELDFYIDNKLVCVDLIDILEDGISSIYCFYDPDFSHLSLGKYSLLTEIKLAQLKKLKYIYLGYFVKGCQSLAYKADYSPNEILKHTSALNEQAFLWS comes from the coding sequence ATGAATAATATTATTGGTTTTTGTACTTTAGAAGAAGAATGTCCTTATCTTGAAAATAGATATTGTAGAAATGAATATAATTATATATCTTTTATTAATAAAGCACAAAATCAAGAATTAGTTTCAAGAGGTTGGCGTCGTTTTGGTTCGTATTTTTCAAGGCCAATATGTAATGATTGCAATGAATGTCAAAATTTGCGTATTTTAGTAGAAAATTTCCATTTTGGCAAAAGCTATCGTAGGGTTTTGAAAAAAAATATAGCTACTAAAATAATCTTACAAAAACCTTCTTTAAGTGATGAGCATTTATTATTATACGAAAAATACCACCATTATCAAAAAGATAAAAGAAATTGGAAAATTTATGATTTAAATTTTAGAAAATATTATAATCTTTATGTAGATAATGCGGGTACTTTTGGATATGAACTTGATTTTTATATTGATAATAAGCTAGTTTGTGTTGATTTAATTGATATTTTAGAAGATGGAATTTCTAGTATATATTGTTTTTATGATCCAGATTTTTCTCATCTAAGTCTCGGTAAATACTCACTTTTAACTGAAATTAAACTCGCACAATTAAAAAAATTAAAATATATTTATTTAGGATATTTTGTAAAAGGGTGTCAATCTTTAGCATATAAAGCCGATTATAGTCCAAATGAAATTTTAAAACACACCAGTGCTTTAAATGAGCAAGCATTTTTGTGGAGTTAG
- a CDS encoding acetyl-CoA carboxylase subunit A: protein MIHKILIANRGEIAVRVIRACRDLHIKSVAVYTEPDHECLHVKVADEAYRIGTDAIRGYLDSKRIVEIAKACGADAIHPGYGFLSENYEFAKECEEAGIIFIGPKSDVIRKMGNKNIARYLMKKNGIPVVPGTEKLNHCTLEEIKFQALKIGYPVILKASGGGGGRGIRVVHKEEDLEKSFEACKREALSFFKNDEVFMEKYVINPRHIEFQILADNYGNIIHLCERDCSIQRRHQKIIEIAPCPSISEKLRKTIGVTAVAAAKAVGYTNVGTVEFLLDDYNRFYFMEMNTRIQVEHPITEEITGIDLITRQIRIANGEILDLEQSDIKPRGFAIEARITAENVWKNFIPSPGKITEYFPALGPSVRVDSHLYKDYTVPPYYDSLLAKLIVKGSSYDSAVNRLERALKEFVIDDIRTTVPFLIAITKIREFRRGYFDTSFIETHMEELLEKTEDRHQENKEEVIAAIAAALQKIKESRQS, encoded by the coding sequence ATGATACACAAGATTTTAATAGCCAATAGAGGTGAGATTGCAGTAAGGGTAATCCGTGCTTGTAGGGATTTACATATAAAAAGTGTCGCTGTTTATACTGAACCTGATCATGAGTGTTTGCATGTAAAAGTTGCTGATGAAGCATATAGAATAGGAACTGATGCTATAAGAGGGTATTTAGATAGTAAAAGAATAGTTGAAATTGCTAAAGCTTGTGGAGCTGATGCTATACATCCTGGATATGGCTTTTTAAGTGAAAATTATGAATTTGCAAAAGAGTGTGAAGAAGCAGGGATTATCTTTATAGGACCAAAATCAGATGTTATTCGTAAAATGGGAAATAAAAATATAGCAAGATATTTAATGAAAAAAAATGGAATTCCTGTAGTTCCAGGTACTGAAAAATTAAATCATTGCACATTAGAAGAAATTAAATTTCAAGCTTTAAAAATAGGCTATCCTGTGATTTTAAAGGCCAGTGGTGGGGGTGGCGGTAGAGGTATACGTGTAGTGCATAAAGAAGAAGATTTAGAAAAATCTTTTGAAGCATGCAAAAGAGAGGCATTAAGTTTTTTTAAAAATGATGAAGTTTTTATGGAAAAATATGTTATTAATCCAAGGCATATTGAGTTTCAAATTTTAGCAGATAATTATGGTAATATCATTCATCTTTGTGAAAGAGATTGTTCTATACAAAGAAGACATCAAAAAATCATTGAAATAGCACCTTGTCCAAGTATCTCAGAAAAACTAAGAAAAACTATAGGTGTTACTGCAGTAGCTGCTGCAAAAGCTGTAGGTTACACTAATGTTGGGACGGTTGAGTTTTTGCTTGATGATTATAATAGATTTTATTTTATGGAAATGAATACAAGAATTCAAGTAGAACATCCAATCACAGAAGAAATCACAGGAATTGACCTTATTACAAGACAAATTCGTATAGCAAATGGGGAAATTTTAGATCTTGAGCAAAGCGATATAAAACCAAGAGGTTTTGCGATAGAGGCTAGGATTACAGCAGAAAATGTATGGAAAAATTTCATTCCAAGTCCAGGCAAAATCACAGAGTATTTTCCAGCTTTAGGGCCGTCTGTAAGAGTGGATAGTCATTTGTATAAAGACTACACTGTACCACCCTATTATGATTCTTTGCTTGCAAAATTAATTGTTAAAGGTTCAAGTTATGATAGTGCGGTTAATAGACTTGAGAGAGCTTTGAAAGAATTTGTGATTGATGATATTAGAACAACTGTACCATTTTTAATTGCAATCACTAAAATAAGAGAATTTAGAAGAGGGTATTTTGATACTTCTTTTATAGAAACACATATGGAAGAGCTTTTGGAAAAAACAGAAGATAGACACCAAGAAAACAAAGAAGAAGTAATTGCTGCTATAGCTGCGGCCTTACAAAAGATAAAAGAAAGTAGACAATCATGA
- a CDS encoding c-type cytochrome, with the protein MKIILFLFFIVYGAWAEDFISPKEYQESLYKNPRGISCAKCHGDGEQQILGYYTKNGEKTPFIVPSIKNTPYKRFREILNQPQEAKSIMPTYSLTEDEIKSLYDYITNNKRSKNEKQ; encoded by the coding sequence ATGAAAATTATTTTATTTTTATTTTTTATAGTTTATGGTGCTTGGGCTGAAGATTTTATTTCACCTAAAGAATACCAAGAATCTCTTTACAAAAATCCAAGAGGCATAAGTTGTGCTAAATGTCATGGTGATGGAGAACAACAAATACTAGGATATTACACTAAAAATGGAGAAAAAACTCCTTTTATAGTGCCAAGTATTAAAAACACACCTTATAAGCGTTTTAGAGAAATACTAAACCAACCTCAAGAGGCAAAAAGCATTATGCCAACCTACTCATTAACAGAAGATGAGATCAAATCGCTTTATGATTACATTACCAATAATAAAAGGAGTAAAAATGAAAAACAATAA
- a CDS encoding pyridoxal phosphate-dependent aminotransferase — MLSQRSQNLGESLTLVMTDIAKTLKANGEKVISFSAGEPDFDTPEIIKKAAIEAIEKGCGAYTPVVGIKEVIEAIQYKFKNDNNLEYKASEIITNVGAKHSLFMAIECLVEEGDEVIIPSPYWVSYPEMVKFAGGTPIFIEGEAKNGFKITPEQLKQAITPKTKVLMFNSPSNPTGAIYSKEEITALAKVLEGTKIVVLSDEIYEKLVYDGEFCAFAQVSEDALNRTVSINGLSKCGAMPGWRFGYMASKMSEFNNAVKKLQGQSTSNICSIIQHAALPALLGRADSDIEMMRQAFLKRRELACEILAKSNKLKLEQIPQGAFYLFISCKEVDSDSMRFCKRLLEEQKVALVPGIGFGMEGYFRLSYATNEKDIIEGCEKIVEFVKNY, encoded by the coding sequence ATGCTAAGTCAAAGATCTCAAAATTTAGGAGAATCCTTAACTTTAGTAATGACTGATATAGCCAAAACTTTAAAAGCAAATGGTGAAAAAGTTATTAGTTTTTCAGCAGGTGAGCCTGATTTTGATACTCCAGAAATCATTAAAAAAGCAGCAATTGAAGCTATTGAAAAAGGTTGCGGGGCTTATACACCAGTTGTGGGTATAAAAGAAGTTATAGAAGCTATACAATATAAATTTAAAAATGATAATAATTTAGAATATAAAGCAAGCGAAATCATTACCAATGTTGGTGCTAAACATTCTTTATTTATGGCGATTGAGTGTTTGGTTGAAGAAGGTGATGAGGTTATCATACCAAGTCCTTATTGGGTGAGTTATCCTGAAATGGTGAAATTTGCAGGTGGAACTCCTATATTTATAGAAGGTGAAGCAAAAAATGGCTTTAAAATTACTCCTGAGCAATTAAAACAAGCTATTACTCCAAAAACAAAGGTTTTGATGTTTAATTCCCCATCAAATCCTACGGGTGCTATATATTCTAAAGAAGAAATTACTGCTTTGGCTAAGGTTTTAGAAGGAACTAAAATCGTAGTTTTAAGCGATGAGATTTATGAAAAATTAGTTTATGATGGAGAATTTTGTGCTTTTGCGCAAGTGAGCGAAGATGCTTTAAATAGAACTGTAAGTATTAATGGTCTTAGTAAATGCGGTGCTATGCCAGGATGGCGTTTTGGTTATATGGCAAGTAAAATGAGTGAGTTTAATAATGCTGTTAAAAAATTACAAGGACAAAGCACTTCAAATATCTGCTCAATCATTCAACACGCAGCTTTACCGGCCTTGCTTGGAAGAGCAGATAGTGATATTGAAATGATGAGACAAGCTTTTTTAAAGCGTAGAGAATTAGCGTGTGAAATTTTAGCTAAAAGCAATAAGTTAAAATTAGAACAAATTCCACAAGGAGCTTTTTATTTATTTATCTCTTGTAAAGAAGTTGATAGCGATTCTATGAGATTTTGTAAAAGATTATTAGAAGAGCAAAAAGTAGCTTTAGTGCCAGGCATAGGTTTTGGTATGGAAGGGTATTTTAGACTTTCTTATGCAACTAATGAAAAAGACATCATTGAGGGTTGTGAAAAGATCGTTGAATTTGTAAAAAACTACTAA
- the argF gene encoding ornithine carbamoyltransferase: MRHFLTLMDFTKDDILTIIDYAIKLKLNPKKLLHDKTLAMIFEKNSTRTRMAFELAITELGGKAIFLNSNDLQLGRGEPIKDTARVIGSMVDFVMMRVKNHDSLVEFAKYSKAPVINGLSELYHPTQILGDLLTIKEWGKEKDNNVKIAFVGDSNNVCNSWLIASAILGYEISIAIPENYNINTQVWDFVVKKSEISGAKISLFHNKFDALKNKDVVITDTWISMGEEKEKENKIKDFAGFIIDDDAMKQANSNAILLHCLPAYRGFEVSEVVFEKHSKVIFEEAVNRLYVVKALLCFLNKNL, encoded by the coding sequence ATGAGACATTTTTTAACATTAATGGATTTTACTAAAGATGATATTTTGACTATTATTGATTATGCTATTAAACTTAAGTTAAATCCAAAAAAACTATTGCATGATAAAACTTTAGCAATGATTTTCGAAAAAAATTCTACACGTACTAGAATGGCTTTTGAACTTGCAATTACAGAGCTTGGCGGAAAAGCTATATTTTTAAATAGCAATGATTTGCAACTTGGTAGAGGTGAGCCTATTAAAGATACAGCTAGGGTTATTGGCTCTATGGTTGATTTTGTAATGATGAGAGTAAAAAATCATGATAGTTTAGTAGAATTTGCAAAATATTCCAAAGCTCCTGTTATTAATGGTTTGAGCGAGCTTTATCATCCAACGCAGATTTTAGGAGATTTGTTAACCATTAAAGAATGGGGTAAAGAAAAAGATAACAATGTAAAAATCGCTTTTGTGGGAGATAGTAATAATGTGTGTAATTCTTGGTTGATAGCTTCTGCAATTTTAGGCTACGAAATTAGCATAGCCATACCAGAAAATTATAATATCAATACTCAAGTTTGGGACTTTGTTGTAAAAAAATCAGAAATTTCAGGAGCAAAAATTTCTTTATTTCATAACAAATTTGATGCTTTAAAAAATAAAGATGTGGTCATAACTGATACCTGGATCTCTATGGGGGAAGAGAAGGAAAAAGAAAATAAAATAAAAGATTTTGCTGGTTTTATTATTGATGATGATGCAATGAAACAAGCAAATAGTAATGCTATTTTGCTTCATTGTTTACCTGCATATAGAGGTTTTGAAGTTAGCGAAGTGGTCTTTGAAAAACACTCAAAAGTAATTTTTGAAGAAGCTGTAAATCGTCTTTATGTAGTTAAGGCTTTACTTTGTTTTTTAAATAAGAATTTATAA
- the tgt gene encoding tRNA guanosine(34) transglycosylase Tgt: MEFEVQYKSANARACRIKTTHSEILTPIFMPVGTLAAIKSLDAIDMSEILNAKIILANTYHLYLRPGSKVIKQMGGLHGFSKFKGSFLTDSGGFQAFSLSKNSKPDEKGIQFKSHIDGSLHYFTPQSVLDAQYDFNSDIMMILDDLVALPASKERIELSLKRTIKWAKEAIDYHKLKQSQGIGIGQNIFGIIQGGTDFEARKICSQALCEMDFDGLAIGGLSVGEENEAMYDTVEAMMPYVDNNRPRYLMGVGTPEDLVENVARGVDMFDCVMPTRNARNGTLFTSFGKFNIKKAEFITDYAPIDNKCSCYTCKNFSRAYLNHLFKAKELTFFRLASIHNLHYYLDLVKQMREAIIKDEFENFRKEFYRQRIC, from the coding sequence ATGGAATTTGAAGTTCAATATAAAAGTGCAAATGCTAGAGCTTGTCGTATAAAAACTACACATAGTGAAATTTTAACTCCCATTTTTATGCCAGTTGGGACTTTGGCTGCGATTAAAAGCTTAGATGCTATTGATATGAGTGAAATTTTAAATGCAAAAATCATTTTAGCAAATACTTATCATTTGTATTTAAGACCAGGATCTAAGGTGATTAAACAAATGGGTGGCTTGCATGGTTTCAGTAAATTTAAAGGCTCTTTTTTAACAGATAGTGGAGGTTTTCAAGCTTTTTCTTTAAGTAAAAATTCAAAACCTGATGAAAAAGGAATTCAATTTAAAAGTCATATTGATGGAAGTTTGCATTATTTTACCCCGCAAAGTGTTTTAGATGCACAGTATGATTTTAATTCAGATATTATGATGATTTTAGATGATTTAGTGGCTTTACCTGCAAGTAAAGAAAGGATAGAACTTTCTTTAAAACGCACTATAAAATGGGCAAAAGAGGCTATTGATTATCATAAATTAAAGCAAAGTCAAGGTATAGGAATAGGGCAAAATATCTTTGGCATTATCCAAGGTGGAACGGATTTTGAAGCTAGAAAAATTTGTTCTCAAGCACTTTGTGAGATGGACTTTGATGGTCTTGCTATAGGTGGATTAAGCGTAGGAGAAGAAAATGAGGCTATGTATGATACGGTTGAAGCTATGATGCCTTATGTAGATAACAATCGTCCTAGGTATTTAATGGGGGTTGGCACACCTGAAGATTTGGTAGAAAATGTAGCAAGAGGTGTGGATATGTTTGATTGTGTGATGCCAACAAGAAATGCAAGAAATGGAACTTTGTTTACTAGCTTTGGAAAATTTAATATCAAAAAAGCAGAATTTATCACCGATTATGCCCCTATAGATAACAAATGTTCTTGTTATACATGCAAAAACTTTTCAAGGGCTTATTTAAATCATTTATTTAAAGCTAAAGAATTAACCTTTTTTAGACTCGCAAGCATTCATAATTTACATTATTATTTAGATTTAGTAAAGCAAATGCGAGAGGCTATTATCAAAGATGAATTTGAAAATTTTAGAAAAGAATTTTATAGGCAAAGAATATGTTAA
- the lepB gene encoding signal peptidase I: MNFLKKIYKFTQSWTGTLIVVLLIIFFFIQAFTIPSGSMKNTLLVGDFLFVKKFSYGIPTPHIPWIEVPVLPDFNKNGHLVSAEGPKRGDIVVFRYPHEPKIHYVKRCVAKGGDEVVFANKTLYVRMVEGDEYMKDYYPNKTKIIGGRLFVKEPFVEKGIHYDSRVDIESVFFRYLNLGQFAMKPVSFDELGANNIYGFNAYYYRVPENEYFMMGDNRDHSSDSRFWGSVDYKYIVGQPWFIYFSWDENKKVRWERVGRLVETIEKDERFIHHNESDIEALE; encoded by the coding sequence ATGAATTTTTTGAAAAAAATATATAAATTCACGCAATCTTGGACAGGAACTTTAATAGTTGTTTTATTGATTATATTTTTCTTTATACAAGCTTTTACTATACCAAGTGGTTCTATGAAAAATACTTTATTAGTAGGGGATTTTTTATTTGTAAAAAAATTCTCTTATGGTATTCCAACCCCGCATATTCCTTGGATAGAAGTGCCTGTTTTACCTGATTTTAATAAAAATGGACATTTAGTAAGTGCTGAAGGTCCTAAAAGAGGAGATATTGTAGTATTTAGATATCCACATGAGCCAAAAATTCATTATGTAAAAAGATGTGTGGCTAAGGGCGGAGATGAGGTTGTTTTTGCAAATAAAACCTTATATGTGCGTATGGTTGAGGGTGATGAATATATGAAAGATTATTATCCTAATAAAACAAAAATCATAGGCGGAAGGCTTTTTGTAAAAGAACCTTTTGTGGAAAAAGGAATACATTATGATTCTAGAGTGGATATAGAAAGTGTGTTTTTTCGCTATTTGAATTTAGGTCAATTTGCTATGAAGCCCGTTTCTTTTGATGAATTAGGTGCTAATAATATTTATGGTTTTAATGCTTATTATTATAGAGTGCCTGAAAATGAGTATTTTATGATGGGCGATAACCGCGATCACTCTAGTGATAGTAGATTTTGGGGAAGTGTAGATTATAAATATATAGTTGGTCAACCTTGGTTTATTTATTTTTCATGGGATGAAAATAAAAAAGTTAGATGGGAAAGAGTAGGGCGTTTGGTTGAAACTATAGAAAAAGATGAGCGTTTTATCCATCATAATGAAAGCGATATAGAAGCTTTAGAATAA
- a CDS encoding adenylosuccinate lyase yields MQVVQTLESVSVNTDDFLMFKYFQDLIRKNFSKVIGNKNKTLSFFVENEIPQRRYFLKLVNHKYKKNTGNQIDNLAFAHYKTFKLNLAQANTLKPVIFAKIGFAQKNILITLSSNEKLFAVYLEQYFKDHKSVYDEKNCIFSVEYKDDNTLNLLEILASVNEHLKYCVDFTINETQLLEFRNKMKNKASTNWKFNALAKLFENYFQTLGCNSSDDFAAIRQNYLNLVKIYHPDRHQGKSKIEQAYCREEFEKIQLAYESLKSLYKNNT; encoded by the coding sequence ATGCAAGTAGTGCAAACTTTAGAATCAGTTAGTGTTAATACTGATGATTTTTTAATGTTTAAATATTTTCAAGATCTTATCCGTAAAAATTTTTCCAAAGTTATAGGTAATAAAAATAAAACTTTATCTTTTTTTGTAGAAAATGAAATTCCTCAAAGAAGATATTTTTTAAAACTTGTTAATCATAAATATAAAAAAAACACTGGAAATCAAATTGATAATCTTGCCTTTGCACATTATAAAACCTTTAAATTAAATCTTGCTCAAGCAAATACTTTAAAGCCTGTAATCTTTGCTAAGATAGGTTTTGCGCAAAAAAATATTTTAATCACATTAAGTTCGAATGAAAAATTATTTGCTGTATATTTAGAGCAGTATTTTAAAGACCATAAAAGTGTGTATGATGAAAAAAATTGTATTTTTTCAGTGGAATATAAAGATGACAACACTTTAAATCTTTTAGAAATTTTAGCTAGCGTAAATGAGCATTTGAAATATTGTGTTGATTTTACGATCAATGAAACTCAGCTTTTAGAATTTAGAAATAAAATGAAAAATAAAGCTAGTACTAATTGGAAATTTAATGCCCTAGCAAAGCTTTTTGAAAATTATTTTCAAACTTTAGGGTGCAATTCTAGTGATGATTTTGCCGCTATTAGACAAAATTATCTTAATTTGGTTAAAATTTATCACCCTGATCGTCATCAAGGTAAAAGTAAGATCGAGCAAGCTTATTGCCGTGAAGAATTTGAGAAAATCCAACTTGCTTATGAGAGTTTAAAATCTTTATATAAAAATAATACTTGA
- the folD gene encoding bifunctional methylenetetrahydrofolate dehydrogenase/methenyltetrahydrofolate cyclohydrolase FolD — protein MTLLDGKRLSDEIKENLKQEVAKLKDQSIEPCLAVILVGEDPASTTYVGSKAKACEQCGIKSLVYKLDVNTTQNELLALINTLNHDDSVDGILVQLPLPVHINKDIILESINFNKDVDGFHPFNVGNLNLNLKGGFLPCTPLGVMKILEHYDIKLEGADVVVIGASNIVGRPMATLLLNANASVSICHIYTKDLKAYTKNADIIIVAAGCPNLLKEDMVKEGVIVVDVGINRVDGKIVGDVDFENVSKNASYITPVPGGVGPMTIAMLLENTIKSAKNRIKK, from the coding sequence ATGACACTTTTAGATGGCAAAAGACTGAGCGATGAGATTAAAGAAAATCTTAAACAAGAAGTAGCAAAGCTTAAAGATCAAAGTATAGAGCCTTGCTTGGCTGTGATTTTAGTAGGAGAAGATCCTGCTAGTACTACTTATGTGGGTTCTAAAGCAAAGGCTTGTGAGCAATGTGGGATTAAGTCTTTAGTTTATAAACTTGATGTAAACACAACTCAAAATGAGCTTTTGGCTTTAATTAATACCTTAAATCATGATGATAGTGTTGATGGGATTTTGGTTCAGCTTCCATTGCCAGTACATATTAATAAAGATATAATCTTAGAAAGTATTAATTTTAATAAAGATGTAGATGGTTTTCATCCTTTTAATGTTGGGAATTTAAATTTAAATTTAAAAGGTGGTTTTTTACCATGTACACCTCTGGGTGTTATGAAAATTTTAGAACATTATGATATAAAATTAGAGGGCGCTGATGTAGTTGTAATAGGAGCTTCTAATATAGTAGGTCGTCCCATGGCGACGCTTTTATTAAATGCAAATGCTAGTGTGAGTATTTGTCATATTTATACAAAAGATTTAAAAGCTTACACAAAAAATGCTGATATTATCATTGTAGCAGCAGGTTGTCCAAATCTTTTAAAAGAAGATATGGTTAAAGAGGGTGTGATAGTAGTTGATGTAGGGATTAATAGAGTTGATGGAAAAATAGTAGGTGATGTTGATTTTGAAAATGTAAGTAAAAATGCTAGTTATATTACTCCTGTGCCAGGCGGGGTGGGGCCTATGACCATAGCAATGCTTTTAGAAAATACTATAAAATCAGCTAAAAATAGGATTAAAAAATGA
- a CDS encoding CorA family divalent cation transporter, whose product MLNDTLKQIINNINISNAYYEFDEFDVFMLDIAKNSRNIFIFKDNQIFEYKDENLILFSNAEFIAILKEILQNEKEKNNTINLSIEKREELILENKKVKNFLTKYFILKVKLGKSSKIVSSVLEACKICHSKQHFIKKNLKTIILNLAILERSIKDNIARLEGIYTYINTARSEKINKNIYFLSIISAIFLPLNLIVGFFGMNTKNLFLSENEYGTYYVLTTILAIFFILFLWYQFKDKKELDLDEFSVKKKKK is encoded by the coding sequence ATGTTAAATGATACTTTAAAACAAATTATTAATAATATTAATATATCAAATGCTTATTATGAGTTTGATGAATTTGATGTTTTTATGTTAGATATTGCTAAAAATTCTAGAAATATTTTTATTTTTAAAGATAATCAAATTTTTGAATACAAAGATGAAAATTTGATTTTATTTTCTAATGCAGAATTTATAGCCATATTAAAAGAAATTTTGCAAAATGAAAAAGAAAAAAACAATACTATTAATCTCTCTATAGAAAAAAGAGAAGAGTTGATTTTGGAAAATAAAAAAGTCAAGAATTTTTTAACTAAATATTTTATATTAAAAGTTAAACTTGGTAAAAGTTCTAAGATTGTTTCATCTGTGCTTGAGGCTTGTAAAATATGTCACAGCAAACAACACTTTATAAAGAAAAATTTAAAAACGATTATTTTGAATTTAGCAATTTTAGAAAGAAGTATAAAAGACAATATTGCAAGATTAGAAGGAATATACACTTATATTAATACCGCAAGAAGTGAAAAAATCAATAAAAATATTTATTTTTTAAGTATTATTTCCGCGATTTTTTTACCTTTAAATTTAATTGTTGGATTTTTTGGTATGAATACTAAAAATTTATTTTTATCTGAGAATGAATATGGGACTTATTATGTTCTGACTACAATTTTAGCTATATTTTTTATTTTATTTTTATGGTATCAATTTAAAGATAAAAAAGAATTGGATTTGGATGAATTTTCCGTAAAAAAGAAAAAGAAATGA